Proteins from one Telopea speciosissima isolate NSW1024214 ecotype Mountain lineage chromosome 1, Tspe_v1, whole genome shotgun sequence genomic window:
- the LOC122649550 gene encoding uncharacterized mitochondrial protein AtMg00810-like, with translation MEQLQRPRKAFVSSFSASDTAMIDSLMHQLSGEFSIKDIGPLYFFLGIEVVKNSRGIVLTQSRYICDLLKRTGMVDCKSIKTPMATTGKPSDSGGALMSDPTKYWSVVRALQYVTLGPMSVSQSTGHAFSDADWAGNSADRKSTGGFAIFLGPNLISWTSRNQRTVARSSTEAEYKALVDASAELIWLESLMRELGYPLAGQYEKCETAKSMWDLVRLDYGGISMTKLRSMTKFRSMTLKFEMYRKDPKHTMVEYLRVIKDMIQQLDDTGKHLTDEQQVQAIIRTLLDFWGQIKIVLTHNDTVKTFNDIAAHVE, from the exons ATGGAGCAGCTGCAAAGACCCAGAAAAGCTTTTGTTTCCTCATTCTCGG CCAGTGACACTGCCATGATTGATTCCCTTATGCATCAGCTTTCTGGAGAGTTTTCAATTAAAGATATTGGCCCTCTATACTTTTTTCTGGGCATTGAGGTGGTTAAGAATTCTCGTGGAATTGTCCTGACCCAGTCTCGGTACATTTGTGATTTATTGAAGCGCACAGGAATGGTTGACTGCAAATCGATCAAGACACCTATGGCCACTACAGGTAAACCATCTGATTCAGGGGGTGCTCTTATGTCTGACCCTACTAAATATTGGTCTGTTGTTAGAGCTCTACAATATGTGACACTCGGCCCGATGTCAGTTTCTCAGTCAACAGGGCAT GCCTTctccgatgctgattgggccggtAACAGTGCAGACCGCAAGTCCACAGGTGGATTTGCTATTTTCCTTGGGCCCAACCTGATTTCTTGGACCTCCAGAAATCAAAGAACTGTGGCACGCTCTAGCACAGAGGCCGAGTACAAGGCCCTGGTTGATGCGTCGGCCGAACTTATCTGGTTGGAGTCCCTTATGCGTGAGCTTGGTTACCCATTGGCTG gccagtatgagaagtgcgagactgccaagtccatgtgggacttGGTAAGGCTCGACTATGGCGGTATATCCATGACCAAACTTAGGTCCATGACCAAATttaggtccatgaccttgaagtttgagatgtaccgtaaggaccccaaACACACTATGGTTGAATACCTTAGGGTCATAAAAGACATGATCCAACAATTAGATGATACTGGGAaacaccttaccgatgagcagcaagtacagGCTATCATCAGGACGTTGCTTGATTTCTGGGGGCAGATAAAGATAGTTCTGACACATAACGATACTGTCAaaacatttaatgacattgccgctcatgtggaATAA